CGATTACGAACCCAAACGCGCCGCCAAATTCGGCCTGCCTCACTTTTCTTGGCTCTGCATTAATCCCAAGGAAGCCGAGGATCTGGTGCTTGCTCGTGAAGTGATCGCTATGATTCCCGAATTTCTGGGCCGCGAAAACGTTCTCGGCATTGGAGAAATCGGTTTAAATAAGAATAGCCGGAACGAGCACACCATTTTAGAAGAACACGTTAATCTGGCTGCCGAAAACAACCAGTTGATTCTGGTTCACACTCCGCATTTGGAGGACAAGCACAAGGGCACCAAGCTTATCGTAGATCTCATCAAAAATGATTCGCGCATCGATCCAGGCCGCGTGCTGATAGACCACGTGGAAGAACACACGGTGAAGTACGTGATAGATGCCGGCATGTGGGGAGGACTCACACTTTATCCAGAGTCCAAATGCACCTCTCCGAGGGCCATCGATATTTTAGAAGCCTATGGCGCTGATCGCCTATGGATGAACTCGGCCTGTGACTGGGGCGTAAGTGTGCCCCTCGCTGTTCCCTATGCGGCTCAGGAAATGCGCCGCCGTGGATATGATGACGATACGCTAGACAAGGTATTCTTCCAAAATCCCGTGAAGTTCCTCAGCCAGTGTGAAAAGTTCACGGTGCGTGGTTGACTTATACGACACGGAAACGGCTTGTCCTGAGGTGATAAACGGATTTGTAGGAGAGGAGCTTGCTCCCGAATCGAAACTCCTTGAACCTAAAAAATCGGGAGCAACCTCCTCTCCTACATTTCATTAGATATGCGTTTCGCAAATAATAGTCACCTGGCCTATTGCACCAACATCCATAGAGGCAGCTCATGGACTGAAACTCATGACACGCTCGAACGCTATACGTTGTCCGTCCGAGATCGTGTGTCGCCGGATTCCGAATACGCGATCGGACTCAGACTTGGCGCCTCGGCTGCCAATGAACTCAGTGATCCAGCAACCCTACTTGAATTTCAGAAATGGCTGGATAAAAACAATTGCTACGTCTTCACCATCAATGGATTTCCTTATGGTGACTTTCATGGCACTCGAGTAAAAGATCAGGTTTACCGTCCCGATTGGACGACCCAGGATCGACTCGATTACACCAACCTGCTGTTTGGCCTGATT
This genomic stretch from Opitutia bacterium ISCC 52 harbors:
- a CDS encoding TatD family hydrolase, with the protein product MRYIEPHAHMVSRTTDDYQAMVVAGCKAVCEPAFWAGFDRSSVNGFYDYFCQLTDYEPKRAAKFGLPHFSWLCINPKEAEDLVLAREVIAMIPEFLGRENVLGIGEIGLNKNSRNEHTILEEHVNLAAENNQLILVHTPHLEDKHKGTKLIVDLIKNDSRIDPGRVLIDHVEEHTVKYVIDAGMWGGLTLYPESKCTSPRAIDILEAYGADRLWMNSACDWGVSVPLAVPYAAQEMRRRGYDDDTLDKVFFQNPVKFLSQCEKFTVRG